GTAGAAGATGTTTTTTTGTTGCGCGCAAAAAACGCCATGACTTTACCGGTAACCTTAGGGCAAGAAAAAGCGACAAATCCTTTTCTTCGCTGGGATAATAGAACTTTGCGAAAGAACCTTGCAATGGAAAAAGAAACAGATGAAGAAGTCTTTGCTGAAATTCGGAAAAGAAAAGATAATTTTAAACCCTGTTTAAATTGACATTGCATTTGCTTTTCCTTTTGTGGCATACGCTTAAGTAACAATGGCTAAAGGAATAGATAATCTTTTTTATATCAGCTGGTCATTGCGAATTATCCCTTAACAGAAGATTTTCCTTTAAAGTTAGAAAAATTGAAAAAGAATCTAAGAAATTACCCGCGAAACAGGAAATACATAATACCAAAAATGAGAACTTATTGAAGGACATATCGCTTGTGTTTTTAGAAAATAAAAACTCATGTGTGTTTTAAGAGAAAATAGTCTCACATCAAAAGATTTTTTTACCGGTCTCTTAGCACTTAAAACAACATTAATAGTACTTATAAACGAAAATATGCTTTCTGATCAAAAAAAATACTGTATCTTTAAAAAATCTCGAATTTGATAAAAAATATACGTACAGAATAATCAACGTCTTTAAAAAAGAGAACTCCTTTTTTAAACCATTTATCAATTTTGCAAACGCCGGCAAATATAATCCAATTGTTCCAATGAAGAGTAGTGTATTTTTAAATCACCACCTTTTTTGCCATGCCGAATGATCACTTTCATCCCAATAACATCTGCAAGTAGTTTTTCTAAAGATTTTATTTCTGCATCTTTCTCCACAGAAGTTCGTTTTTTGACTTTTGTATTTGCTTGTTCATATGCAAGTATTTCTGTTTGACGTACAGAAAGTCCTTCACAAATAATCTTCTCAGCTAAATCCTGTGGATTATTAGCAGTTACAAGACAGCGTGCATGGCCAGCGGAGAGTTGCCCATCGGTTAAAAATTGTTGTACTTTTGGTGGAAGTTTTAGCAAACGAAGTGTATTTGCAACATGGCTTCGACTTTTTCCAATCACTTGTGCCAAATCTGCTTGCGTATAACCATGCTCACTCAGCAAAGCTTCATAAGCCATTCCTTCTTCGATAGGATTAAGATCGGAACGCTGAATATTTTCAATAATTGCCAATTCCAGTGCTGTTTTATCATCTACATCACGAATAATGACTGGCAATTGATTTAAATTTGCGCGCTGTGCAGCACGCCACCGCCGCTCTCCAGCAATTAATTCAAACCGATGAGGATGATCACGTGAAGGTCTTACAACAACAGGTTGAACAACACCATGCTGGCGAATTGATTGTGCCAAATTATCAAGTTCTGAATCGGTAAAATGGCGCCGTGGATTATTCGGATTGCACGAAATAGATTCAAGTGGCACAAATTGCTCAGAAACAGAAGAAACCGTACTAAATTCTGGCAATTTATCAGCACTCGATGAATGCGCAAGATTGTTGTTTAAACTGATATCTCCAATCAATGCTGCTAACCCACGCCCTAGTCTTTTTTTTGATTGATCATCATTCATAATTTTGCTCTTTGAATTTATTTAACAAAAATTGTTTTTCTTACATTTCTAAGCAGCAGCTTGTGCTTGTTTTTCACGTTGAATCACTTCAGATGCCAAACGCAAATAGGCTTGGCTACCAGCGCATTTGAGATCATAAAGCAAAACTGGTTTACCGAAAGAGGGAGCTTCAGACACACGTACATTTCGTGGAATAACGGTAC
This genomic window from Bartonella quintana contains:
- a CDS encoding ParB/RepB/Spo0J family partition protein, producing MNDDQSKKRLGRGLAALIGDISLNNNLAHSSSADKLPEFSTVSSVSEQFVPLESISCNPNNPRRHFTDSELDNLAQSIRQHGVVQPVVVRPSRDHPHRFELIAGERRWRAAQRANLNQLPVIIRDVDDKTALELAIIENIQRSDLNPIEEGMAYEALLSEHGYTQADLAQVIGKSRSHVANTLRLLKLPPKVQQFLTDGQLSAGHARCLVTANNPQDLAEKIICEGLSVRQTEILAYEQANTKVKKRTSVEKDAEIKSLEKLLADVIGMKVIIRHGKKGGDLKIHYSSLEQLDYICRRLQN